The Macadamia integrifolia cultivar HAES 741 unplaced genomic scaffold, SCU_Mint_v3 scaffold1799, whole genome shotgun sequence genome includes the window TAATCTCATTTTAGTCATCTGCCTCTTTGCCTCATCAACCTTTCCCATCAAACATAAACCATTGATCAATGAATTGTAGGTCAAGACATTCGGCTCGCAGTTCCAATTTGACATCTCATCCAGACATTTTTCTGCCAACTCCAATTCACCTTTTTTGCAGTAGCCATCGATCAAAGTCGTGAAAGTCACGGTGTCGGGCAAACAAGAACTATCCTTTTTAGCAATCATATGATCAACAATCTCTTGTGCGTTCTCCACAAGCCCTTTCCTACAGAGCCCCGCGATAATCGTATTATAAGTAATCAAATTCGGTTTGCAgagcatttcatcaaacacttTCTTTGCGTCCTCGATCATACCCAATTTGCAGTAACCCCTAATCATCGTCGTATAAGTAGAGACATCTGGTCTCACCAAACGCTCTTTCAGAATCTGATCGAAGATAGCTTGGGCTAAATTCATGCGATTCGCTCTCACCAAGACTCCCAAAATTGCATTGTACGAAAACAAACAGCGACCAGATTCAATGGTCTTAGCGCGATCAAACCAGTGGATTGCACCTCTGATATCACCGCGGTCTCCATACGATTTGATGAATTTCCCGACCATGAAATCGCGGAGATTGTTGGACGACTGAAGAATCGATAAGGCCGTAGAGTACATGCTATGGGAGAGTAAAAGATCGACCATGGCGGAGTAACAGCGTTGAGTGTGGAAGTAGTTGTTAGGGTTAGGTTTAGGGTCGGAGGCCCACTGGAAGAACAGCAGAGCAGTATGAGGTTCGTCTTGGGCTTTGATTACTTCGATTACCAAATTAGCGTTTAGGTGTTGTGAAAATTGTAATAGAGGAGAAGGATTGAGGTTTGAGCAGCGGGGATTCTGATGTTTCAGGGATTGAAGAACAGAGGTTATGGAGCTCACCAGTGAGATTGTGGCAGAGCTGCCGCCGAGAGTTCGAACTGCAATCGCCATGGCTGCTTCAGCTCTGAATCTCTGATTCTCCAACTACATTTCGTGTGTACAATCCCAAGGAGAGTAGGTTTTAGTAATCGGTACTGGGATCGGGATTGGTATCGGCCGATACCGACTAAGATCGCCCTGAATTGTGtttcttttaaaaagaaatgtattCTTTACTTACCATTGGTCTGTAGACTCTGTATCGGTATCAGCAGAACGGTATCAGCTTCTGCTGATTTCGATACGAATTGAAAACTTGTAGCTGACATGTACTTGTGgcttatgatgatgatgatgatgatttcaCGGAGGTTGAGGATATCCATACTTATTATAGGTGGGGAGGAGGTGTCATGTAAACGCATCCATGACGATGAGGCGGTGGCAGTGTATGCTTATGCGCCGGAGGATGTGGCGATTTGTATTCGTATACCGGTGGTGGAGCGGGTGGAGACTTGTATAAGTACACCGGTACTGGTGGTGGAATCGGCGGTGATTTATACCCGTTCATAGGTAAGCCCAAAGGATAGAGTTGTGGCACTCTGGTAGCCGCCGAAGCTGAGGAGAGGGCAAGGCCGAAGCACAGGCTGAGCCATTGCTCATTGCCCTCAATCAATGCCTccaagcccccccccccccccacacacacacacagaggactactactagtagtggtGGACCCAACCCCGTGCTTGCTTGCTTCATTAGAGTCTCAGGCTAGAGAGAAGAAGCCAGAGATAGAATCCATCAACGATCAAAATCCCATTCTCTTATAAGTGGGTTCTGGAAAAGCTGGCGAGCCATGAAAAAGATTCGGGAAAGGAACTGTGGTATTCCTTTTTGCAGGGATAATCCGGGCGTGCTGCACCTTCCTGTGACTGTTGACTgtaaaagagagggagagaacagTCCGAAGCCTAGAAAGAAAGCAATGCGCGTGGGTCCTTTATTCTCCAGACTTCTCTGTGAAAAAAGCTGAAAAGGTATATTATTCTCCACAATGGGACAAGACCAGCAATTCTGTATCGCAACCCaggtccaatc containing:
- the LOC122064872 gene encoding pentatricopeptide repeat-containing protein At1g09900-like; protein product: MLENQRFRAEAAMAIAVRTLGGSSATISLVSSITSVLQSLKHQNPRCSNLNPSPLLQFSQHLNANLVIEVIKAQDEPHTALLFFQWASDPKPNPNNYFHTQRCYSAMVDLLLSHSMYSTALSILQSSNNLRDFMVGKFIKSYGDRGDIRGAIHWFDRAKTIESGRCLFSYNAILGVLVRANRMNLAQAIFDQILKERLVRPDVSTYTTMIRGYCKLGMIEDAKKVFDEMLCKPNLITYNTIIAGLCRKGLVENAQEIVDHMIAKKDSSCLPDTVTFTTLIDGYCKKGELELAEKCLDEMSNWNCEPNVLTYNSLINGLCLMGKVDEAKRQMTKMRLNGLKSDVVTHTSLLKGLCIVGRSDDAAEHLKEMIDLGLKLDVKSYGVVVNEYCKHGRTAEAIALLDEMKLRGINPSVWSFNELFRALTNAGEYDRAILVLKQMPQMGCSPNFLSYSTVICSLCGVKGRMRDVEDLVVDMVRRGHGLDSSMYSEIVKGHCEDGDLEMALGMFSEMVEKGFIINLQSFSVFVKELCGKGRISDAQYVFKEMIRRCKILDIASYRSKLNEYGCKLPAAINGG